One Flammeovirga agarivorans DNA window includes the following coding sequences:
- a CDS encoding GDSL-type esterase/lipase family protein: MLKPNKYSYCKHRGLWFIKGLLTVVLLCAHTAPTSTENVRRPFVAYDFIRMDLNKLQSFGDTTLYSFYKKLERLEEKKAGQVHIFHLGDSHIQADFFSGWVRERFYEDPRFDMSGRGFFFPYKAAKTNNPYSYKVNKIGSWKGQRASISYHKSNWGLAGITASTTESFASLTVDFSGNEAYSYRGNIVQVFYDVNDGTQFKPTIQPLNPASLEKVELFNDHISYVFDRPISKFRLGLKKEKDSAMRFDLKGFGVLNNKAPGIVYSSSGVNGAKVTSYLRCKTIKEDLAEVKPDMMVISLGTNDAFVAPFKPQRFYENYKKLIQLIRENQPDLPIILTTPGDNFRNSRYLNKDNARAIEMMYKLAQEEHLTIWDFYHVMGGLSSIEKWNELSMTSKDRVHLSRLGYQYQGELFYRALITNYDRFKTSH; this comes from the coding sequence ATGTTGAAACCAAATAAATACAGTTATTGTAAACATAGAGGTTTGTGGTTTATTAAAGGGCTGCTAACAGTGGTATTGTTGTGTGCACATACAGCACCAACATCTACAGAGAATGTTAGAAGACCATTCGTTGCCTATGATTTTATTCGTATGGATTTGAATAAACTACAATCATTTGGTGATACAACACTTTATTCATTTTATAAAAAACTAGAACGCTTAGAAGAGAAAAAAGCTGGACAAGTTCATATTTTCCATTTAGGTGATTCACATATTCAAGCTGATTTCTTTTCAGGGTGGGTAAGAGAAAGATTTTATGAAGACCCTCGTTTTGACATGTCAGGACGAGGTTTCTTTTTTCCCTATAAGGCAGCTAAAACAAATAATCCTTATAGCTATAAGGTGAATAAAATAGGTAGCTGGAAAGGACAAAGAGCATCTATTAGTTATCATAAATCCAATTGGGGACTTGCTGGAATAACAGCGTCTACAACAGAGAGTTTTGCAAGTTTAACAGTAGATTTTAGTGGAAATGAAGCCTATTCCTATAGAGGCAATATTGTTCAAGTTTTTTATGATGTGAATGATGGAACCCAGTTTAAACCTACTATTCAGCCTTTAAATCCTGCATCTTTAGAAAAAGTAGAATTATTTAATGATCATATTTCTTATGTATTTGATCGACCAATTTCGAAGTTTAGACTTGGTTTGAAAAAAGAGAAAGACTCTGCAATGAGATTTGACCTGAAAGGTTTTGGCGTACTAAATAATAAAGCACCCGGAATTGTATATAGTTCATCAGGGGTAAACGGAGCCAAGGTAACTTCTTACTTAAGGTGTAAAACGATAAAAGAAGATCTTGCTGAAGTGAAGCCTGATATGATGGTGATTTCATTAGGAACAAATGATGCTTTTGTCGCTCCATTTAAGCCTCAAAGATTTTATGAAAATTATAAAAAACTAATTCAGCTGATTAGAGAGAACCAGCCTGACTTACCGATAATTCTGACGACTCCAGGTGATAATTTCAGAAACTCTAGATATTTAAATAAGGACAATGCTAGAGCAATAGAAATGATGTATAAATTAGCTCAAGAAGAACACCTAACAATTTGGGATTTCTACCATGTTATGGGAGGCCTCTCATCTATAGAGAAATGGAATGAGCTTTCTATGACCTCAAAAGACCGTGTACACTTAAGTAGACTTGGCTATCAATACCAAGGTGAATTATTCTACAGAGCATTAATTACAAATTACGATAGGTTTAAAACATCTCATTAG
- a CDS encoding arylesterase, which translates to MKQNSTFSILLFQLIFVLMGCSTSNEEKQDQNQASNTSVPTVSADETSSKKTIIFFGNSLTAGYGLEKEQAFPQLIQQKIDKLALPYTIVNAGLSGETTAGGLGRVDWIIGQQKPDIFVLSLGGNDALRGIDPNNTKDNLEKIIDKVKKVNPQCKILLAGILPPPNMGDDYFKAFEKLYPQISKEKNTYLLPFLLEGVAGEPSLNQADGIHPNVEGAKIVANTVFKSLQPLL; encoded by the coding sequence ATGAAGCAAAATAGCACTTTTTCAATATTACTATTTCAATTAATATTTGTACTGATGGGTTGTTCTACTTCTAATGAAGAAAAACAAGATCAAAATCAAGCTTCAAATACTAGTGTTCCTACAGTATCAGCTGATGAAACTTCTTCTAAAAAGACAATCATATTTTTTGGAAATAGCTTAACTGCTGGGTACGGTTTGGAAAAGGAACAAGCATTCCCCCAATTAATACAACAAAAAATTGACAAGTTAGCGTTACCATATACTATAGTTAATGCTGGATTAAGCGGAGAAACTACTGCTGGTGGTTTAGGTAGAGTTGACTGGATTATTGGCCAACAGAAGCCCGATATATTTGTACTTTCTCTAGGTGGTAATGATGCTCTTAGAGGCATTGATCCCAACAACACAAAAGATAATCTCGAAAAAATTATTGATAAGGTGAAAAAGGTCAATCCACAATGTAAGATATTACTTGCAGGTATATTGCCTCCTCCAAATATGGGAGATGATTATTTTAAAGCTTTTGAAAAACTCTACCCTCAAATCTCAAAAGAAAAAAATACTTATTTACTTCCTTTCCTTCTTGAAGGTGTTGCCGGAGAACCTTCATTAAATCAAGCTGATGGAATTCACCCAAATGTTGAAGGAGCTAAAATTGTAGCCAACACTGTATTCAAGAGTCTTCAACCATTACTCTGA
- a CDS encoding DinB family protein has protein sequence MNNNVKQSAIELCKQLKNLLTQISEEQFIAPLDLFSGSSIGQHTRHIIEFYQCLIDSVKKGEQICYEDRQRSLTLESDKYNALAKIDEQISSFSQLDNYTEDVVLKVKDYAQNLEMNEWSSPSTISREMHYCNEHTVHHLAIIKVGLMHYFPGLNLNDSFGVAKSTYAYRKGK, from the coding sequence ATGAATAATAACGTTAAACAATCTGCAATTGAGCTATGTAAACAGCTTAAGAATTTATTGACTCAGATATCAGAAGAACAATTTATTGCACCATTAGATTTATTTTCGGGATCTTCTATTGGGCAACATACTAGACACATTATCGAATTTTACCAATGTTTAATTGATAGTGTGAAAAAAGGAGAACAGATCTGTTATGAAGATAGGCAGCGAAGTCTTACCTTAGAATCAGATAAATACAATGCATTAGCTAAGATTGATGAACAGATTTCATCTTTTTCCCAGTTAGATAACTATACAGAAGATGTAGTCTTAAAAGTGAAAGATTACGCTCAAAACTTGGAAATGAATGAATGGTCGTCACCTTCAACAATTTCTCGCGAAATGCATTATTGTAACGAACATACAGTACATCATTTAGCAATTATCAAAGTGGGTTTAATGCATTATTTCCCAGGGTTAAACTTGAATGATAGCTTTGGAGTCGCTAAATCAACTTACGCCTACAGAAAAGGTAAATAA
- a CDS encoding D-glycero-alpha-D-manno-heptose-1,7-bisphosphate 7-phosphatase, with the protein MEKNKCVFLDRDGVLNKDYVDYAYTLEKFEVLPGVPEALNKLKEAGFKLVILTNQSGIVKGIYKKEDVFICHNALQEACDHAIDDMFYAPLHEKWSNSLSRKPGTLMFERAIYKYNADMENTWMIGDKERDLIPAEKVGIQHRIQVDNPLVEGSVATHYAKNLLEAVDKIILANQ; encoded by the coding sequence TAGACAGAGATGGTGTTTTGAATAAAGACTATGTGGACTATGCCTATACATTAGAGAAATTCGAAGTGTTACCGGGTGTACCAGAGGCACTTAACAAGTTGAAAGAAGCGGGTTTTAAGCTTGTTATTTTGACAAATCAGTCGGGTATCGTAAAAGGTATCTATAAAAAGGAAGACGTATTCATTTGCCACAATGCTTTACAAGAAGCTTGTGACCATGCTATTGATGATATGTTTTATGCACCTCTTCATGAGAAATGGTCGAATTCATTAAGCCGTAAACCAGGTACTTTAATGTTTGAAAGAGCTATTTATAAGTACAATGCTGATATGGAAAATACTTGGATGATTGGAGATAAGGAAAGAGATCTTATTCCAGCAGAAAAAGTAGGTATACAGCACAGAATTCAAGTAGATAATCCATTAGTAGAAGGTTCTGTAGCTACACATTATGCAAAAAACTTATTGGAAGCAGTAGATAAAATTATCTTAGCCAACCAATAA
- a CDS encoding chloride channel protein, whose product MAKHKLIEKLFNLRRLHLSDRNFILIVSSMVGIASGFAAVLLKLSVHHIHDHITHVNFAENWGLLLFPILGLIITTIIAKTLYKESSVGHAITDILHDIFKNNSNIGKSKMYSRIVTSMFTVGFGGSVGLESPIVLTGGAIGSNIGQSFLLDYKTKTLMIGCGTAGVISAIFNAPITGLIFSIEVILTGVSVANFVPLLISSVSAAIVSSLLVGEEVLFSFKIVEAFQAHHIPFYIVLGVVAGFMSIYFNQTLHQMEHLMEERFPNRYRRALVGGGLLSIFIFIFPPIYGEGYESIKALLNGEEHSLLVRAELFESLIPNTKAWLFLAYIIMVLFAKVIGASLTLSSGGAGGTFGPALVIGGLTGFAFARLVNLLGLAELHESHFILVGMSGVLCGVVYAPLTAIFLIAEITGGYTLFVPLMLVSAIAYTTVSVVNPDAPHVSTLKARGEYLKGDRDMQVLDRLNINKLIETNFVTVPVKGYLSDLVEAISVSKRSVFPVVNDKGRLKGIITLDQVREIMFDQEQQQKVKIENVMMQAPDVVYYGERMQTVMRKFEKEDAWNLPVIDEDKVYVGMVSKSRIFSVYRKQLQRLNKEWVGN is encoded by the coding sequence ATGGCAAAACATAAGCTGATAGAAAAACTATTTAATCTTAGAAGATTACATCTGTCCGATAGAAATTTCATTCTAATTGTCAGTAGCATGGTAGGTATTGCCTCTGGCTTTGCTGCCGTTCTTCTAAAATTATCAGTACATCATATTCATGATCATATTACGCATGTCAACTTTGCGGAAAATTGGGGATTACTATTGTTTCCAATTCTTGGATTGATCATTACGACGATTATTGCAAAAACGCTTTATAAAGAGAGTAGTGTAGGACATGCCATTACAGATATTCTCCATGATATATTTAAAAACAATAGTAACATTGGTAAAAGTAAGATGTACTCTCGTATAGTTACATCTATGTTTACTGTTGGTTTTGGTGGTTCTGTTGGATTAGAGTCTCCGATTGTATTAACAGGTGGAGCGATCGGTTCAAATATTGGTCAGTCGTTTTTATTAGATTATAAAACAAAGACTTTGATGATTGGCTGTGGAACGGCAGGGGTTATCTCAGCGATATTTAATGCACCAATCACAGGGTTAATTTTTAGTATTGAGGTGATTTTGACAGGAGTTTCTGTTGCCAATTTTGTACCTCTACTTATATCATCTGTGAGTGCAGCAATCGTTTCGTCTTTATTGGTTGGTGAGGAAGTATTGTTCTCATTCAAAATTGTAGAGGCCTTTCAAGCACATCATATTCCATTTTATATTGTACTAGGTGTTGTAGCTGGTTTTATGTCGATTTATTTTAATCAGACATTACACCAAATGGAACATTTAATGGAAGAGAGATTTCCTAACAGATACAGAAGAGCATTAGTCGGAGGTGGTCTTTTATCAATCTTTATATTCATTTTTCCGCCAATTTATGGGGAAGGGTACGAATCCATAAAAGCCCTTCTAAATGGTGAAGAACATAGCTTGTTAGTGAGAGCAGAATTGTTCGAGTCATTAATACCTAATACAAAAGCTTGGCTTTTCTTGGCTTATATCATTATGGTGTTATTTGCTAAAGTAATTGGTGCTTCGTTAACGCTTTCTTCTGGAGGAGCCGGTGGTACATTTGGACCTGCCTTAGTGATTGGAGGTTTGACAGGTTTTGCTTTTGCTAGATTAGTTAATTTGTTAGGTTTGGCAGAATTACATGAATCTCATTTTATCTTAGTTGGTATGAGTGGTGTACTATGTGGTGTAGTTTATGCTCCACTTACAGCAATTTTCTTAATCGCAGAAATTACAGGAGGATATACACTATTTGTTCCTCTGATGTTAGTGTCAGCCATTGCTTATACTACAGTAAGTGTTGTTAATCCTGACGCTCCTCATGTGAGTACATTAAAAGCAAGAGGAGAATATTTGAAAGGCGATAGAGATATGCAGGTATTGGACCGATTAAACATTAATAAACTAATCGAAACCAATTTTGTGACTGTACCTGTAAAAGGTTATTTAAGTGACTTAGTAGAAGCAATTAGTGTAAGTAAACGTTCTGTTTTCCCTGTTGTTAATGATAAAGGAAGGTTGAAGGGAATTATCACCTTAGATCAAGTAAGAGAAATTATGTTTGATCAAGAGCAACAACAGAAAGTTAAGATAGAGAACGTAATGATGCAAGCACCTGATGTAGTCTATTACGGAGAAAGAATGCAAACAGTAATGCGTAAATTTGAGAAGGAAGATGCTTGGAATTTACCTGTTATTGATGAAGATAAAGTATATGTAGGCATGGTTTCTAAATCAAGAATATTCAGTGTTTACAGAAAGCAACTACAACGTCTTAATAAAGAGTGGGTAGGTAACTAA
- a CDS encoding SGNH/GDSL hydrolase family protein, which yields MKITPLKILQILIYIGIMLAIVLMMSPKEISIFGTEVRVPTADDVLPESLLTPEEANTDLSEEEYEEEDLTVDLSDIEENSTWTPVEEKPLVVKTPKGAVAIEYPNGDKEYLDNFFRGLSDISEKGSMIRVLHYGDSQLEGDRMTERLRKNLQEQFGGCGVGLVPITELKNMRTTLAQSYSDNWEQFICFGPKKYRGKHNDYGFFGKYYTFDGTEATISFEKAPYSKTQHKEFEDFKVYLRNTVADVTLKYTMNEVEGDPKTIEASSEPKAIKLPVSGALGELDLAFEADASPEVYGVSFDCNTGIAVDNIPMRGSSGTDFTKMRKGHLKTLFSDLDVKLLILQFGVNVVPQEAESYNYYERLLIKQINHFKEVDPNLSILIVGVSDMARKDGSKIESYPNIDAVRAAERRAANKAGAAYWDLYLAMGGKNSIVKWADKSPAWAGKDYTHFTRKGANFIGDMLYNELVREYQRYKNRDPKNVETK from the coding sequence ATGAAAATAACTCCACTTAAGATTCTTCAAATACTTATTTATATAGGGATAATGTTAGCCATAGTGTTAATGATGTCTCCTAAAGAAATATCAATATTTGGTACAGAAGTGAGAGTACCAACTGCAGACGATGTTTTACCTGAAAGTTTATTAACTCCAGAAGAAGCAAATACAGACCTTTCAGAAGAAGAGTATGAAGAAGAAGATCTAACAGTTGATCTATCCGATATTGAAGAAAATTCTACTTGGACACCAGTTGAAGAAAAACCATTAGTAGTAAAAACGCCTAAAGGAGCTGTAGCTATTGAATATCCAAATGGAGATAAAGAGTACTTAGATAACTTTTTTAGAGGTTTAAGTGATATTTCTGAAAAAGGAAGTATGATTAGAGTTTTACATTATGGAGATTCTCAGTTAGAAGGTGACCGTATGACAGAAAGGTTGAGAAAGAATCTACAAGAACAATTTGGAGGCTGTGGTGTAGGTTTAGTGCCAATCACTGAGTTAAAAAATATGAGAACTACATTGGCTCAATCTTATTCTGATAATTGGGAACAATTTATTTGTTTTGGACCTAAAAAATATAGAGGAAAACATAACGATTACGGTTTCTTTGGAAAGTACTACACTTTTGATGGAACTGAAGCCACTATTTCATTTGAAAAAGCTCCCTATTCTAAGACTCAGCACAAAGAGTTTGAAGACTTTAAAGTCTACCTAAGAAATACGGTAGCAGATGTAACTTTAAAATATACAATGAATGAAGTGGAGGGAGACCCCAAAACAATTGAAGCTTCATCTGAACCAAAAGCAATAAAATTACCTGTATCTGGAGCATTGGGAGAACTGGATCTAGCTTTTGAAGCCGATGCATCTCCAGAAGTGTATGGTGTTAGTTTTGACTGTAATACAGGTATCGCAGTAGATAATATACCGATGAGAGGTAGCTCCGGAACAGACTTTACAAAAATGAGGAAAGGTCACCTAAAGACTTTGTTTTCTGACTTAGATGTAAAGCTTCTAATACTACAGTTTGGTGTAAATGTAGTACCACAAGAAGCGGAAAGCTATAATTACTATGAGCGTTTACTTATTAAGCAGATCAATCACTTTAAAGAAGTAGATCCAAATCTATCTATTTTAATAGTAGGTGTTTCTGATATGGCAAGAAAAGATGGCTCAAAGATTGAGTCGTATCCAAATATTGATGCTGTAAGGGCTGCTGAAAGAAGAGCGGCAAATAAAGCAGGAGCGGCTTATTGGGACCTTTATTTAGCTATGGGAGGAAAGAACTCAATAGTAAAATGGGCTGATAAGAGTCCTGCATGGGCAGGAAAAGATTACACTCATTTTACTAGAAAAGGAGCCAATTTTATTGGTGATATGTTGTACAATGAATTAGTAAGAGAGTACCAAAGATATAAGAATAGAGATCCGAAGAATGTTGAAACCAAATAA
- a CDS encoding SGNH/GDSL hydrolase family protein, which yields MIFNKYRSIIAALAVAFLASCTIEVDDFQPSAGTDASGNAVDFTTYVALGNSLTAGYTDGAWVAKAQANSYPQLIANSLQSVNLGANGFTQPLVSNSSKAYFGTQLVLTNAGPSALPTIDVDGARASDNITPGTYHNMAVPGIRAVDMAVPGYGVANPLFGYFSSEATATVLNDAAAANATFFSVWLGANDVLGFATSGGSLGSNDILQATAITPVETYKAAMTQVFETMSANGANGVILNIPNIMEAALFNFMPSNLEGVIALAGLEFSESVLTLVNGFMASTIGDAKNPTITAVATPSIDPGNGELINAVAAAAATAPSIDKDPNVPSDLAYTVIFLQLTTDPENPLSPADAMTYLASVEGQTQIAGFVGLGLNITWAQMNAEQAIADSDSYMQEQGTYPVFTMESNQMPYYDATSPTGMRQSEVGTKFTLTAQGKITALVGVIVGGGDLPEDLQEVLPVPANGEALIASDVEAVETAIGEYNEFLKSEADARGFAYVDTRSIMHEAVTGIIIDGVTYTTEYLSGNLFSLDGAHLTQRGYAVIANYTIEAINNKYGAKIPTVQQNDYPVVEETAVPAPAN from the coding sequence ATGATTTTTAATAAATATAGATCTATAATAGCAGCACTAGCTGTAGCTTTTTTAGCATCTTGTACAATAGAGGTGGATGATTTTCAACCATCAGCAGGTACTGATGCTAGTGGCAATGCTGTTGACTTTACTACTTATGTAGCTCTTGGTAACTCGCTCACAGCTGGGTACACTGATGGAGCATGGGTAGCAAAAGCACAAGCTAATTCTTATCCTCAATTAATTGCAAATAGCTTACAATCTGTAAACTTAGGAGCAAACGGTTTTACTCAACCTTTAGTATCAAATTCAAGTAAAGCATACTTTGGAACACAACTAGTATTAACTAATGCTGGACCAAGCGCTTTACCAACAATTGATGTGGATGGTGCAAGAGCATCAGATAATATTACACCTGGTACTTATCACAATATGGCTGTACCTGGTATCAGAGCTGTAGATATGGCGGTACCTGGTTACGGTGTAGCAAATCCTTTATTTGGATATTTCTCTTCTGAAGCTACGGCTACTGTATTGAATGATGCAGCAGCAGCTAATGCAACTTTCTTCTCAGTTTGGTTAGGAGCAAATGATGTGTTAGGCTTTGCAACGTCAGGTGGATCTTTAGGTTCAAATGATATTTTACAAGCGACTGCGATCACTCCAGTAGAGACTTACAAAGCGGCGATGACTCAAGTTTTTGAGACAATGTCAGCAAACGGTGCAAATGGTGTAATTCTAAATATTCCAAATATCATGGAAGCTGCACTGTTTAATTTTATGCCTTCAAATTTAGAAGGAGTTATAGCTTTGGCAGGACTTGAATTTTCTGAAAGCGTATTGACTTTGGTGAATGGATTTATGGCGTCAACAATTGGAGATGCGAAAAACCCTACAATTACAGCTGTAGCAACACCTAGTATTGATCCAGGAAATGGAGAGTTAATCAATGCAGTAGCAGCAGCGGCGGCAACGGCACCTTCAATAGATAAAGATCCAAATGTACCATCAGATCTTGCTTACACTGTAATATTCTTACAGTTAACTACAGATCCTGAGAATCCATTATCACCAGCTGATGCTATGACTTATTTAGCTTCTGTTGAAGGACAAACTCAAATTGCAGGTTTTGTTGGTTTAGGTTTAAATATTACTTGGGCTCAAATGAATGCAGAGCAAGCTATTGCAGATTCTGATTCATATATGCAAGAACAAGGTACATATCCAGTATTTACAATGGAGTCTAATCAAATGCCTTATTATGACGCAACTTCTCCAACTGGTATGAGACAATCTGAAGTAGGAACGAAATTTACTTTAACTGCTCAAGGAAAAATTACTGCTTTAGTAGGTGTAATCGTTGGTGGAGGTGATCTTCCTGAAGATTTACAAGAAGTACTACCTGTACCTGCGAACGGTGAAGCTTTAATTGCTTCAGACGTTGAAGCTGTTGAAACTGCAATTGGAGAATACAATGAGTTCTTAAAATCAGAAGCTGATGCTCGTGGTTTTGCTTATGTTGATACAAGATCAATTATGCATGAGGCAGTAACAGGTATTATCATCGATGGTGTTACTTACACTACTGAATATTTATCAGGTAACTTATTCTCATTAGATGGTGCACACCTTACTCAGAGAGGTTATGCTGTGATTGCGAATTACACAATCGAAGCAATCAACAATAAATATGGAGCTAAAATTCCAACAGTTCAACAAAACGATTACCCTGTAGTAGAGGAAACAGCAGTTCCTGCTCCTGCTAATTAA
- a CDS encoding NRDE family protein, whose product MCTLTYIPLSSTSYLFTSNRDERKSRSSAFAPTIHEKNGVSFIAPIDSQALGTWLGASENSRVVCLLNGGLKAHIPTPPYKHSRGKVVIDSLLAVDIELYLTTYDFNNVEPFTLIVIENKDELSIIQFIWDGQKSYQEFLDPASPHIWSSVTLYNSNQTKKRKEKFLDWLSSSEKNAQEILEVHENLDHEDSSTIGLSMQRPQYCTVSTTQLKVTDQRVDMMYHDRNSTQKDFAHLPLTVYNHES is encoded by the coding sequence ATGTGCACCCTAACTTATATACCTCTATCATCAACATCTTATTTGTTCACATCAAATAGAGATGAAAGAAAAAGCAGATCTTCTGCATTTGCGCCAACGATTCATGAGAAAAATGGAGTGTCTTTTATCGCACCAATTGATAGTCAGGCATTGGGTACTTGGCTAGGAGCATCAGAAAACTCAAGAGTAGTTTGCTTATTAAATGGAGGATTGAAAGCACATATTCCTACTCCACCATATAAACATTCGAGAGGAAAAGTGGTGATTGATTCTTTGTTAGCTGTTGACATTGAATTGTATTTAACCACATATGACTTTAATAATGTAGAGCCATTTACGCTGATTGTCATTGAGAATAAAGACGAGTTATCAATCATACAATTTATTTGGGATGGACAAAAATCATATCAAGAATTTTTAGATCCAGCTAGTCCACATATTTGGTCATCAGTTACATTATATAATTCAAACCAAACAAAGAAAAGGAAAGAGAAGTTTTTAGATTGGTTATCCTCATCTGAAAAAAATGCTCAAGAAATTTTAGAAGTTCATGAGAACTTAGATCATGAAGATTCTTCTACAATAGGACTATCAATGCAACGTCCTCAATATTGTACTGTGAGTACAACTCAATTAAAAGTGACAGATCAGAGGGTGGATATGATGTATCATGATCGTAATTCAACTCAAAAAGATTTTGCTCATTTGCCATTAACAGTTTATAATCATGAATCTTAA
- a CDS encoding OmpP1/FadL family transporter — protein sequence MKIRNLLIALAAVCISSASFANGFQVLLQGTKSVGRGNVGVGFRPDGSSIFFNPGALSFLETSTVQVGFNPVFSNISYRPTDGATKHASTSPMGTPFQAYGVYRPSAESPWAFGLGVFTPFGSTVSYEDGWTGRYSLQEISLQAIYIQPTVSYRINDMISVGAGVDIVSGSVSFKKSVAASGGDVGFDMEGNTIKYTFNAGVFLQPSEKFTVGLNYRHGVDMSVERGDAFFDVPNAFIGEQLFGDKFTAGERYKAAFDATLPLPNTYAVGLGFYPNEKLSIGFDVSYVTWSVYKELKVEFPDGDYAPIAYDRSWEDSWIFNLGADYMVTDALTVRAGAYVDTTPVPDGHMTPESPDALSIGTSVGLSYMFTEKFSVDAAFLFTNKQQRENIVPTDKDTGGLNGVYKATAYIPSISLNYNF from the coding sequence ATGAAAATCAGAAATCTACTAATTGCGTTGGCAGCCGTATGCATTTCATCTGCATCTTTTGCTAATGGATTCCAGGTGCTTTTGCAAGGAACAAAATCAGTGGGACGAGGAAATGTTGGTGTTGGTTTTAGACCTGACGGATCCAGCATCTTTTTTAACCCTGGTGCATTATCATTTTTAGAAACAAGTACGGTTCAAGTAGGGTTTAACCCGGTATTCTCAAATATCTCTTATCGACCAACTGATGGTGCGACAAAGCATGCTTCAACTTCCCCAATGGGTACACCCTTCCAAGCGTATGGTGTATACAGACCATCTGCTGAATCACCTTGGGCATTTGGTTTAGGTGTATTTACTCCTTTCGGTTCGACAGTATCGTACGAAGATGGTTGGACAGGAAGATATTCATTACAAGAAATTTCATTACAGGCGATTTATATCCAACCTACTGTTTCATACAGAATCAATGATATGATTTCTGTGGGTGCAGGGGTTGATATTGTATCAGGTAGTGTTTCTTTCAAAAAGAGTGTTGCAGCATCTGGTGGTGATGTAGGGTTCGATATGGAAGGTAATACGATTAAATATACTTTCAATGCAGGTGTTTTCTTACAACCAAGTGAGAAATTCACAGTAGGTTTAAATTACCGTCATGGTGTTGATATGTCAGTGGAAAGAGGCGATGCTTTCTTTGATGTACCTAATGCATTTATTGGTGAGCAATTATTCGGAGATAAATTTACAGCAGGTGAAAGATATAAAGCTGCTTTCGATGCGACTTTACCATTACCTAATACTTATGCAGTAGGTTTAGGTTTTTATCCAAATGAAAAGTTATCGATCGGTTTTGATGTTAGCTATGTAACATGGAGTGTTTACAAAGAATTAAAAGTTGAATTCCCTGACGGTGACTATGCTCCAATTGCATATGACAGAAGCTGGGAAGATTCTTGGATCTTTAACTTAGGTGCTGATTATATGGTTACAGATGCTTTAACTGTTAGAGCGGGTGCTTATGTAGATACTACTCCTGTACCAGATGGTCACATGACTCCAGAGTCACCAGATGCTTTATCAATTGGTACTTCAGTAGGACTTAGCTATATGTTTACAGAGAAATTCAGTGTTGATGCTGCATTCTTGTTTACGAATAAACAACAAAGAGAAAATATTGTACCGACAGACAAAGATACTGGAGGTTTAAATGGAGTGTATAAGGCGACTGCTTATATCCCAAGTATTTCACTAAACTATAACTTCTAA
- a CDS encoding GAF domain-containing protein — protein MAEELYIPDHTSKEELYNSLIPQIKGLTSIESDLIANLSNTCAVLKTAFDHLWIGFYLVKEDELVLGPFQGPIACTRIKPGKGVCGTTWSEKKTYVVEDVEAFPGHIACSSASKSEIVVPVIKNDVVVAVLDIDSDTLSTFDTIDQNYLEELCDYLSKFF, from the coding sequence ATGGCTGAAGAATTATATATACCAGATCATACATCAAAAGAAGAATTATACAATAGTTTAATTCCTCAAATAAAAGGCTTAACATCCATCGAAAGCGATTTAATTGCCAATTTATCCAATACATGTGCTGTGCTTAAAACAGCGTTTGATCATCTTTGGATTGGGTTTTACCTAGTGAAAGAAGATGAATTAGTATTAGGCCCATTTCAAGGTCCAATAGCTTGTACAAGAATAAAACCTGGTAAAGGTGTTTGTGGAACAACTTGGAGTGAAAAGAAAACATATGTTGTGGAAGATGTTGAAGCTTTTCCAGGGCATATTGCTTGTAGTTCTGCTTCTAAATCAGAAATCGTAGTTCCTGTGATTAAGAATGATGTCGTTGTAGCTGTCTTGGATATAGATAGCGACACACTATCCACTTTTGACACCATCGACCAAAATTACTTAGAAGAGCTTTGTGATTATCTCTCAAAATTCTTCTAA